One genomic segment of Musa acuminata AAA Group cultivar baxijiao chromosome BXJ3-3, Cavendish_Baxijiao_AAA, whole genome shotgun sequence includes these proteins:
- the LOC103976863 gene encoding preprotein translocase subunit SECE1, which produces MAVAPFSRLLLKPPPPPRAVPFRAALPVHLHPVPAQYSPLRVSSPLRLPGTRRPRRFSAQENGGASETLEESEADEGRKKEQEEEVEKRDTAASTAAASVAEELKEMMEARKKESSSSDLWGGVADEVREIEWPPFGKVLGTTGVVIAVIAGSSVALLTVNAILAEISDKVFAGKGIQDFF; this is translated from the coding sequence ATGGCGGTTGCCCCCTTCTCCCGTCTCCTTCTCAAGCCCCCGCCGCCTCCGCGCGCCGTCCCGTTCCGGGCGGCTCTCCCCGTTCACCTCCACCCCGTCCCAGCCCAGTACTCGCCGCTGCGGGTCTCCTCGCCCCTCCGTCTCCCGGGCACCCGCCGCCCTCGCCGCTTCTCCGCCCAGGAGAACGGCGGCGCTTCCGAGACCCTGGAGGAGTCGGAGGCCGACGAGGGAAGAAAgaaggagcaggaggaggaagtAGAGAAGAGGGACAccgcagcttccaccgccgcggCATCGGTGgctgaggagctcaaggagatgaTGGAGGCTAGGAAGAAGGAGTCGTCGTCGTCGGATCTGTGGGGAGGGGTGGCGGACGAGGTGAGGGAGATCGAGTGGCCACCGTTCGGCAAGGTGCTGGGCACCACCGGCGTCGTCATCGCCGTCATCGCCGGCTCCAGCGTCGCCCTCCTCACCGTCAACGCAATCCTCGCCGAGATCTCCGACAAGGTCTTCGCGGGCAAGGGCATCCAAGACTTCTTCTGA